A segment of the Pieris napi chromosome 5, ilPieNapi1.2, whole genome shotgun sequence genome:
CTGtcattgtcattataatttaataacatcaaatCAAATTAGTTCAAATCTATTCTgtggtttatttgatttgctACGTAACGTAAcgttaataaacataaataacataaaaacataacataatatttgtaagAATCTGCCGCATCCACATACTATAAAATCGATCtactttacatattaaaaattcaattttactTAGACAGGTACAATTTGCGCGTTCATTTATGAGTGGCACATTTACTTAGGCCATATATTACAAATAGTCAATTGCAACCCAGCCTTACAATTGACAGTTATCGAAGTTAATACTagagtattaaataaaatgtgtaaggGCGTGTCAGtcgttttgtttaattttcttctGAAGCAACTCgctgaaaaaaatacattttgagttatttttataaaagcacGATGGTATGTATGAATGATGTTTttgtgaccacgcacgctgtaaagcacgcgaaacgtcggataaatttaaaattatgttaaataattgtaaatttataataatacataactttaatccggttaaaaagttttttttctttaaatgatgtttttattaagaagcAGACAAACCccgtatttaataaaaataaataaaatcagaaAGCTCGTGAGTCTGCAAGCTTTTATAAGCTCGATAAGCTCATTTcttaaaggagttttaataatattaggttGGTAATAAAAGAAAGACTCCATACAAAAGTAGTTCGCAGAAAAAAGTGCTGTATGCTAAGGGCTTTATGCTAATTTAGCACGCACTGAACAAacgttaaataatttattaataattaaatatccaTACCATTAACTGCCATAGTTTTAACTTCGATAGTAAATCGTCATCCAACATTGGTTTGGCTTCCGGTAACTTTGATGCAAAATCAAGAGGTACTTCTTCACTATCCCTCCTGaaagtatagttaaaaatatattagggAATAGCATTTCATTTTTATGCCAATAGCATTACAATGAAAactttggctatattttattgtgattattttaagaacgactaaaatgttatgttatctagaatattattctcatgtaagtgacatgttttgtcttttttgagaaataaagtaaacCTAActttactaaatatattaaactgcTATCTATCTTCTACTCaagtttattttgattattatttttgtctttagCGCCATCTGTGTATCTTACTACAAACTACGATAGCACAAAAATTCGAATAACTTACTCGAGGCGGTGGGCGTTCGGTGCATTGTTTTCAAAAACCACTCGATAGATGTCACTTGAATCTTCCTTTTTATTTTCGGAGCTTTGGTCGTGGttctgtaaattaaaaataaaattatagttttggtaagttaaaaatatttatagaacaTATAGATTGAGAGTCATTGGTACATATCGTACTCAGGGCATTTTGAgttgtcttttgtttaaaatatttatacatagttttgtttaataaggtAACAAAAATATCCTACCATAACATTATTTGCAGCAATTTGCCGAAGCATTTTCGTGATGTACCAATCTGGGGGTGTTGCTGGGGCTGTCGCCGGTGGTTTTCCGGATCGCTTGCCGTGAGCTGAAATTAGAAATTAagtgtattaattatatttataaatgaggATCTACTCAAAATTGTGCATTGCTATTATCAAACTGATACAAGAGTGATCAGAACAAGTACTTTgtagattttataataatttatataatatgcatattataatatatttatttagaagtgTTATGacaatattaacttaaatgcGCCAtcttagtcaaagtcaaagatAGTCTTATAGAGTACACCAGTTAAAAGCCGCGCCGGTCGCcgtttcaaaatataatttggatTAAGCTACGATTTCCGCATTAAAAAGGTAATCCCCTTCCATTTTCTATTGGTATTAGAATGAAACAATAAATGGCTTAAATAAAGTTTGGAAAAGGTTTATTGTACaaggtataataaatatttttttaatatatagaaacaaatataaatacatattttttatatagataactACACATTTCGAGATATTCACTTTACGAGCCCTGAAGATGCGATGagtgaattaaaaataccgTAGAAGGATCATCTAAGGATGGGATTAGTGTTTTGCTTTTGCATCGTACGCGCGGAAAACTTCGTTTCTaacattataaacataaattttattaattgaattaagcGTAAGTTGTTTTCTAAAAACTGTGACAACCATTTTTTCACTGAATTTTCTGTGAGCTATATCGATTTTTATCTTTCAGATTAAGGtattataatgataaatatgTACGTGACGGTGACGGGAActttagaataataattataatgtctCTTCTATTTAATTAGATCTTCCGttaagctttttttttaaaaagggtTCACGTTCAAAATCGTGTTTTATATTTCGTAAACATTTTGGCCTACCAACGTGTTAATGAATAAGTTTATGGTCTGACAAACATAGGACCTTGTGGTTGCCTTGCACCCAACGATGATTTTGAGTGACGAGAAAAGGAGACTCAGAAAGAGAAGGTTTTACTCGTGTCGTGGCACAATGccagttatattattttctgtccTAGCCGCCCGTCATTCATAAGCAATATCTTGATCCGTATCGCAAGGTGACGTTATTACGTAATTGTTACCATGGCAACCTGTTTGTTAAAATTCTTGCACCCACAATGTCATTAGAAACGATTTAACCTGTTTTATAATAGGATTACAGGctgtttttaattcattagGCTCAGTATTAATATTCATACGACATGTTTAGGCGGGAACACCGTGTTACTGATGAGTTGAAACCTCCgccattttgtttaatatgatattaatCATTCTAAAAATAAGAGGTTATATTTTAGgatgtcatttttatttcaaattaattagacGATTATATAtgcattacataaaaacatgCACAGGCTCCTGATATAATCTGTTgttatttatctaataaatataattgacgTTTATTGAGATCATCGTTATATGATTGTTCAGgaaactatatataaatagaataaaaaagaaataagtcATTCCGGCAGCTGAAAGCCAGAAAATGGCGAAAAGTGGCACAGGTAGTGGAAGTTTCTCGTTTAAGAGGTCAATACACATTTCATTCATAGGGAGAGTGAATCTTATTCAAATTCGTAGAAAAAGTTGGTCACTTTTAGTTATTGGTAAGAATAGAATCTCATCGGCTCACCTGAAACTTGCACGGGTCCATTTCGACATATCactttagtaaaatattgcgGATGATAATAATGTAATCTGATCGGCTAAGGTTGATATGGGCGCTCCAACGAATAGCCCTTCTCTTAGGACTGTCAAACGTTGGATCAACTACACCGGTGCGTGCTACCGAAATATTTTGCAACTTTGCGAGAAAATGAGAGTAGGCTTGTGAATGAATATTAAACTACCCGCCTATCATTGCAATTACAGAAAAAGTccatttgtataaaaatctgTAGAGATTGCATTTGTATTActttcacatttatttaaatataatgaaacataTCGCCTTTGAATGCATTTAACGGACTGTTTCGGAACCTGCTTTgatccaaaaataattattcagaaACATTGATCATTTAACGTTTAGAATATATGATAAACTgcattaaatttgattttgtttcaGGAGATAAACCCACTAATAACGTAATCTGTAAAATACaactaatataaatgttaaaatgcatacattttataaatacccCGTACTATTAGGTCTCTtttgaatgaaaataaaagcctttacCTACCTAAATGAGATTATAGTTTCATACAAGAATATGAAATTCATACATAAATGTAAcagttttgaaatatattacgtAGAAAAAATACATTCCATAATGTACGTGGCTTCTTAGGAAGTGGTCCCGGTAGAATGCGACAGCGACCCCGGAGCCTCTGTACCGAGGCTTTGTCGGAACTActcgaggtggttttagtgggtactgctcacccagtctctgaatagcagagattttAAAGTACTCATCATACGagtatatattagatgtacAATAATATCTTTATCGTGTTTCCaaattagttataatttttgcCGTGACACgaatttttaatcattttattaacgTTTTGATAAAGGTTAAGTTTTTTTAGTCGATTTAGGAAATTAACttgacatatataaaaaaatatcgctaCAATACACAGTTTTGGCCTAATACATTATTTCATCATGTATtaagccaaatattattagtattaaatattattagtctTTTGTGCCTTAGACGAGTTGTCGATTTTTGAGCCTTAGATAGCGTTGGTTTTCTCACGAAGTTTTCCTTTACTGTATTAGCAAGAATTGTGCAAATATGTAGAAAGTTCTATGTTAACTCAGGGGTTTTAAAACACGACCTCAGGACTGATAGTCTCGCGCTTACCCATTTAGCCAAGACTTGACCTCACACAATCTTTTTCAGCATAGTACGTTTTTGATTTACAGGCAAAAAGAGAGAGTAGTAGAATGACATTTAAGTACACAATTACCTATTAACATTTGTAAGCATTTGTATCACGGAAAGTAACTAACCAAAGTAACTAGTCGTGAAGCTCcgaaaaattatttgataaatccAATTTCCGGTTTATTAcctcttaaatttaattcgtAACTAGCGACCGCGTTATCGTAATATTCCAAACAATTTACACAAAACCTTAACAAGTTATACACTTAAACCGTCCTCATGAATTTCTTAATTTGTTGGCGATAACTGATAATCTTAGttgtttttgagtttataaCGAATAGGCCGGCGTAGcggactttgttttataatacactaactgcccccgcgaacttcttTTCTCCTCAATgcctagcctacctttttagtacataccaacatggaacattttgcaatgctaccccagagactgttcggttttccggaattaattttttttaagggttttctgtgatttatctctatataaacctcagagttcaagttataagttgttaactaacaaataagaaataggggttgatcgtagagggtagatgaaaaataagggtatcataaaaatataaaaaccaaatgtattgtctaaaaaataaagtaggggtttgaaagatagatagaagctcattctcagacttactgaatatgcataaaaaatttcataagaatcggtcgagccgtttcggaggagtatgggaacgaacattgtgacacgagaattttaaatatatagagaataaatttatgaaagcTAGGTCGACATCTAAGTTCAGCGTACGTTACTCAGCTCTATCATATCTATGATCTCATTGCTTAAGCAAGGTTCTACTCACGGCTGTTACAACCTAGCGAcgtttctttctatatgcacATTTAACACTGGCTCATATGGTGAGTCGGGCACAGCAGGCTGGCCTATTTACCAATTAAAAAGATCACGAAATATCAcagaaaaatagtttttttattaaatcagatAATTATACTATCCACATAAGATTTGCTTTAGAATTTGGTTAATGATAAGGATCGTTGTTAGTTCCGGCTTCAAGCATTGTACACACAATGGTACTTCCTCTTAATTAGCCGTACTACATCATAGCAGTTGTAGAATAATAGCTTGGTATCATGTGTGGCGTAATAATGTCGTCTCTATAAACGTATGCACATACCAAATTCCAAAAATCTTTCAGTGCATTGAAATTTCGTTGGCGTCATGTGCCAGGTCTGTGtggtagaaaaaaaataggaaaagCATAGGTAGAAGCTTGTATATGTAGACCAGTTGTAGGAAGGAGTCACAACTGTAATGTACAACAAGGAGATAGACTTGCTAATTTCAACAAGATCATTAGAAATAATAGTCGCCAAGTGTAAAGCACCAAAGCGATATTATGCCGTataaacattaatgaaataggtacaaaaataaaataatctaatatataaaattctcgtgtcgcggtgtttgtagttaaactcctctgaaacggcttgaccgattctcatgaaattttgtgtgcagaTTGGGTATGTCtaagaatcggacaacatctatttttcatccccctaaatgttaagggtagtccacccctaatttttgttttttaatttttagataatttttattctattttatgatacagcattaaaaaatacatacaacccctaattttcacccctctacgatcaacccaattttgtattataaatgatatacatggcaaaacgacgtttgccagctggtaatattataagttttcttaacctatataattgttattagattatttaaaataggtcTAAAGCTACTTCTTATTACACATCTATCTGATTGAATTTATAATTGCAAGCGAGTTGCTTCACAATGCATTGGAGATTTGAACGTGGGAGAAACGGAAACAATCGAAAAAGGTTGAAAATGAGAGGTAATCATCAGTTTTGTACAATGTACAAGTTGCTAATGTTCATTTGGAAAGTAAAACCAAATCGAAAAAACCTGTATATTTccttagaattattaaaacacaCTGATCATATTTGGGCTTTTagctttaataaatactttcttaaatttagatacatattaatattttccaaaTCTACAGCATCGTAAACTTGGCGTTGAATGTTTTTactacttttaatatattttgtagattAAACATCTAAATCGCGCAGTTAATAAAAgagaaaacatataaaaattagtatCCTAGACGCCGaaactttattacataaagTAAGGCAATTTTAAGAATACTTTGGTATTCTCTGAAGAAAATCAACATGGTTTTGCTAGCATATATAACTttgtagagcagtgttggccgtGCCGTAGtagtaggttcgatacccggctgtgcaccaatggatttttctatgtgcgcatttaacatttgctcgaacggtaaaggaaaacatcgtgaggaaaccgacatgtcttagatccaaaaagtcgacggcgtgtgtcaggcactggaggctgtccacctacttgcctattagatttaaaaatgatcatgaaacagattcagaaatctgaggccaagacctaaaaaggttgtagcgccactgatttatttttttatatatagcctACTATAACTGTATACAGTTATGTATAGTAATACAACATGTAATGCAAAAGatgacatatataatatacatacacaaCATACACATTTGGCCTGCGCCCAATCAGGTTTTCCCCTACAAGAAGTATGGGAATGTGCAGGTGTCGTTGACATAAGGATTTACAGGCAGCTCATCATCGATAAGCGATCTTTGATAACTCTACGATCTATCGTCGCCATGAGCTTAATATGACACTGCAATTTCATAATGACAATTATTACGTGTTATCTGTGACGTATTAGGACTAATTTATGTGtgcttttaataaaagataaatcagttgcgctaaaacctttttaggcctcagatttatgtatctgtttcataatcatttgttaatgtaattggcaagtaggtgatcagcctcctgtgtacATGTCGTCGACTTTTAGGTCTAAGGGTTTTCCTTGTttacacgatgttttccttcgccgttcgagcgaatgttaaatgcgcacatagaaagaaagtcatttggtgcacagtcagggatcgaacctacgacctcagggatgagagtcgcacgctctAGGCCAACAtacgtaaataattataacaactATACGAACCTATATCGCCCTTGGTCGTGGATTGTAAATGTTCCTTTAGATTTCTTAATAAgcattattatatgttttcaaTACCATATtatcgttttaaaatatattttatcggattgtaactaaataattattaacattttttgtgATAAACTTCTCACTCGTAACGTCATACTTAAATCTGTTGGTATTAGATATTCTACTTGTTAttgtattatgaaatataaataaatagtaaaacattACATAGTGTCTTCCAGTTATAAACTAGTAAATGTACTTACCTCCCCAACATGAATGCCCGTAGCTTAAGCAGGACCctggaattaaaaattaaaaggtattattttgttgtagataataataataacatatatgtaagacaaatatatttttcagaagtctttgatgaaatttaaaataaatataaatgtatattatatacataaacttataatttaaaatatgtttgttatGAGACATTAATTTATGTTGCAATGGATGAATTCCTGTATTACGAAACTCATGTCGCACATCTCGAGGACGGACGGATGTGTCTAAAATATGTTATCTTCTGCTATTCTGTATTACTTTCACCTGCCCTAACCCAGTTTGTTCTTTTTATGGAATAttcactaaatattaaaaggacTATCGAAATCCCAACAACCACCAAAGGGTTGaagatataatttatactttctagaaaaaattgtaatcaattttatttatttatataatatatatattatatttttttttaatattgcggTTTTTTCGTACTTTTTCACGAACTGAACCCGAACCATATAATGTTTTCCTATAAAACACATAACACCGATTATGTGAGGCCCAGAAAGGAAAAAGAACATAATATCAcctttaaaatgttatacttGAGTTACTATGAAAAATCAGGTTTTAATACTAAAGCAAATCTATTATACCCCTACTTTATACTGAGTAGGTGAATATTATGATGCACTCCGTTCATATTAGCCCATAAACGCATCACGTGCATTACGGGAGTGGCTACGATCTAATAAGACACTAACTTGCCCCATTGCCTTGTTGTAAACCTAAGATGGTTAAATTAAAGGTTCTTTTAAAGGGAAACATTACTTGTAAGATTCTACACAGATGATGTTGCGTAGTGAAAATGTttcgtaaatataaaaaaattacggtttagtaacaatagggtattgtttcattaaaaattgttttgatttaccaataaataagatttttaaacTTCGAGGGAATTAATGAGTATTTCccgttcttaaaaaaatataccaatCTCTAATATACGTatacaatgttatatatagcTGGTTTCTAGTATTTTGTCAAATTAGGATAAATAGCGCTTTAGGGTTAAATTCGTGATAGTTATTAAAAACGTGAATACATGGAAAGTTCGTGTTGGTATTATAACTCCGTTGTATGTACACTAGTAGGTAATGACTTCATTTCAAGCCAAACATTTACTTCCAAAAAGGAGGTTTCATTTCATCGAAATTTTCTGTATAAATCTGATGaggatttaataataagaacctACACAGAAATAGTGAATTCTTTAAACTGTAGGATTTTATAGAGGCCCATGCTTCCAAAAAGCTAATTTTAGTAAGTatctgatgatgatgatgaagagAACTAAGCTATCTTTTTACATaattcaaaatgtattttcaatGAAATCGGtgttatttcttaaaatggctttattattagtatacaATGCTTATTGTTGAAGGTTGGTAACATtagtaagtattattacggCCTCCGATAGCATATTCATTACATATGTTACAATATATAACTTCGAATACATCGACGTCGagattagaaataaatttgtaccgtatatttaaaatatataggaaAAGCATGCATCAAtgattaacaattttaatatatgataAGTAG
Coding sequences within it:
- the LOC125049932 gene encoding uncharacterized protein LOC125049932, encoding MQKTTRACLPSAAATACLSLLLIICLTEGASEQRINSRGSKSSNLFQKVNGWRSQRGGSCLSYGHSCWGAHGKRSGKPPATAPATPPDWYITKMLRQIAANNVMNHDQSSENKKEDSSDIYRVVFENNAPNAHRLERDSEEVPLDFASKLPEAKPMLDDDLLSKLKLWQLMRVASEEN